From the genome of Methylomonas sp. UP202, one region includes:
- the mobH gene encoding MobH family relaxase — protein sequence MENLYTHLIQRIGKRLFGETPAVTIELPKPVEEEIPRYPPFMKGLPAAPVERILASQAELIQAIEQALALPDELYQSVVLPVIARYAAFSHLLPASESHHHRGAGGLFRHGLEVAHWATLSSQGCLFATHATPRERKTLELRWRLAVCFAGLLHDIGKPVSDIAVIDRQGQYTWNPCDENLTDWAERYQIDRYFLRWRENRHKRHEQFSALVIERVLTKSSRSYILEPGPDIMQAMLETIHGLNRGAKLSELVIAADCQSVERDLKAHYHSHDLAMGMPVEKYLFDAMRRLVKSGQWLVNEKGARLWRFQEGIHIVWRMGAQDIVAILTKDKVPGIPRDEDTLADILIERGFAIAKVASDGRQYRYWRMQPDGFDVGLYMLRLTSLELVFSNEPPVAINAVELADTAEAESPSANDVSNPNPTAIDNPNAEEWDVIPTIIDDTLTVHPSVTAEEETAISPGNADVQVIAAADETGSQKPSENSETLIAHHETINIPTDDSINSRTLAIDWLREQGQAGEWLIEIADKLTRGEWQMGVEVVARQTQFLLAFPGVPEKLQVEPATFIQAIETKGWLIIDVLSPMLKVQRVGQIRGLLLAAEPSNRLEMLLTPINETSKTAHTAKPKKTNKTTRPSPKPESPIQKQPSHDKSAPKEQSTASMAPVNHSSSKTDAELAYPEAISAWLQHVRSVNATEKPQSGETDEAWYFVSDDDLSAYLEQYPQLKRYDFLRDIGSLKECQVIGRGKGVKVRIEP from the coding sequence ATGGAAAATCTGTATACCCACCTCATTCAACGCATCGGCAAACGGCTTTTCGGCGAAACGCCGGCTGTAACGATTGAGTTACCAAAGCCAGTTGAAGAAGAGATACCGCGTTATCCACCGTTCATGAAGGGGCTACCTGCCGCACCGGTGGAACGGATTTTGGCTAGCCAAGCGGAATTGATCCAAGCCATCGAACAGGCTTTAGCGTTACCCGATGAGCTATACCAATCGGTCGTACTTCCAGTGATTGCCCGCTATGCGGCATTCAGCCATTTATTGCCGGCGTCCGAATCGCATCACCATCGCGGGGCTGGTGGCTTGTTCCGTCATGGATTGGAAGTTGCCCATTGGGCCACGTTGTCGTCTCAAGGTTGTTTATTTGCCACCCACGCCACGCCGCGCGAGCGCAAAACTCTTGAGTTACGCTGGCGATTGGCCGTGTGTTTTGCGGGCCTTTTGCATGACATTGGCAAGCCAGTTTCGGATATAGCCGTCATCGACAGACAAGGCCAATACACCTGGAATCCCTGCGATGAAAACCTGACTGACTGGGCCGAGCGCTATCAAATCGACCGCTATTTTTTACGTTGGCGGGAGAATCGTCACAAGCGCCACGAACAGTTTTCGGCGCTAGTGATTGAACGAGTGCTGACCAAATCCTCCCGTTCCTACATACTGGAACCGGGCCCCGATATTATGCAGGCCATGCTGGAAACCATTCATGGTTTGAATCGTGGTGCCAAATTATCCGAACTGGTCATCGCCGCCGATTGCCAAAGCGTTGAGCGTGATCTAAAAGCCCATTACCACAGCCATGATTTGGCGATGGGCATGCCGGTGGAAAAATACTTGTTCGATGCCATGCGACGTCTGGTCAAAAGCGGACAATGGCTAGTCAATGAAAAAGGCGCCCGGCTTTGGCGATTTCAGGAAGGCATTCATATCGTTTGGCGAATGGGCGCACAGGATATCGTCGCCATCCTGACCAAAGACAAAGTGCCGGGTATCCCCAGGGACGAAGATACCCTGGCGGATATTTTGATCGAACGTGGCTTTGCGATTGCCAAAGTGGCGAGCGATGGCCGGCAGTATCGCTATTGGCGCATGCAGCCAGACGGTTTTGATGTTGGCTTATACATGTTGCGCCTCACTTCCCTGGAATTGGTTTTCAGCAACGAGCCGCCGGTTGCTATCAATGCCGTCGAACTGGCTGATACTGCCGAAGCCGAATCCCCCTCAGCAAACGATGTATCCAACCCAAATCCTACTGCAATTGACAATCCAAATGCTGAAGAATGGGATGTTATTCCGACCATCATTGATGACACCTTGACCGTTCATCCATCCGTCACGGCCGAAGAGGAAACAGCCATCTCACCCGGCAATGCCGATGTGCAGGTAATCGCTGCAGCTGATGAAACAGGTTCACAAAAACCATCCGAAAATAGCGAGACACTGATAGCCCATCATGAAACCATAAACATCCCTACCGATGACAGCATTAATAGCCGAACCTTAGCCATCGACTGGTTGCGCGAACAAGGACAAGCCGGTGAATGGTTGATCGAGATCGCTGACAAACTCACTCGCGGCGAATGGCAGATGGGTGTGGAAGTCGTGGCCAGGCAAACACAGTTTTTACTGGCATTCCCTGGTGTACCTGAAAAACTCCAGGTCGAACCGGCCACATTCATTCAGGCCATTGAAACCAAAGGTTGGCTGATCATCGATGTGCTATCGCCCATGCTTAAAGTACAACGGGTGGGCCAAATTCGCGGCCTGCTGTTGGCTGCAGAACCCAGCAATAGGCTGGAAATGCTGCTCACACCGATAAACGAAACGAGCAAAACAGCTCATACTGCAAAGCCCAAGAAAACGAACAAAACCACACGACCGTCACCAAAACCAGAAAGCCCTATACAGAAGCAACCGAGCCACGATAAATCAGCACCCAAAGAGCAATCAACCGCTTCAATGGCACCTGTTAATCATTCATCCAGCAAAACCGATGCAGAACTCGCTTATCCAGAAGCAATATCGGCTTGGTTGCAACATGTACGGTCAGTAAATGCCACAGAAAAACCGCAGTCAGGCGAGACTGACGAGGCCTGGTACTTCGTTTCGGATGATGACCTATCGGCTTATTTAGAGCAATATCCGCAATTAAAACGCTATGACTTTCTGCGTGACATCGGCTCACTGAAAGAATGCCAAGTTATTGGTCGTGGCAAAGGCGTAAAAGTCAGAATCGAACCATGA
- a CDS encoding MerT/CopZ fusion-like heavy metal transport selenoprotein, whose translation MNTDPETPIKTPSWLGIGALLAAVGASACCVGPFLLLSLGIGGAWISTLTAMEPARPFFIILTLIFIGLGYRKLYLTPDRCAVGEICSTSDIQRRQRLMFWLGSAFILILLAFPWLAPFFMAUEGFDMTIKSSLLVISLLSSILWIPAAHAETTVEQPNRQQTVTLNIENMTCALCTVTIKKALQKVVGVQEVTVDYDSKTATVTFDSKKTDSAALIKATTDAGYPGSLVTPITR comes from the coding sequence ATGAATACAGACCCCGAAACACCCATAAAAACCCCGTCATGGCTGGGTATCGGCGCCCTTTTGGCCGCTGTAGGGGCTTCGGCTTGTTGTGTTGGGCCATTTTTGCTGCTGTCGTTGGGTATTGGTGGTGCATGGATCAGCACGTTGACGGCTATGGAACCGGCCCGGCCATTTTTCATTATCCTGACCCTGATTTTTATAGGGCTCGGCTATCGAAAACTCTATCTAACGCCTGATCGCTGTGCGGTAGGTGAAATCTGCTCCACATCCGACATCCAACGCCGACAACGCCTGATGTTTTGGTTGGGTTCCGCATTCATTTTGATACTGCTGGCCTTTCCCTGGTTAGCGCCTTTTTTCATGGCTTGAGAGGGTTTCGATATGACAATTAAATCCAGTTTGTTAGTTATAAGCTTGTTATCAAGCATTCTGTGGATACCGGCAGCACATGCTGAAACTACTGTTGAACAGCCAAACCGGCAGCAAACGGTGACGCTGAACATCGAAAACATGACCTGCGCTCTGTGTACAGTCACCATTAAAAAAGCCTTACAGAAAGTCGTAGGCGTACAAGAAGTGACTGTCGATTACGATTCAAAAACAGCCACAGTAACCTTTGATAGCAAGAAAACCGATAGTGCAGCCTTGATCAAAGCCACGACGGATGCTGGTTATCCGGGTTCCCTGGTCACACCTATTACCCGATAA
- the traD gene encoding conjugative transfer system coupling protein TraD (Members of this protein family are the putative conjugative coupling factor, TraD, as the term is used for the SXT and TOL plasmid systems.) yields MKSDYDYQFPWRPIYEVTAIAGWTGGAGLAYLTSRWSGLPREPFDWLMIACGVMVCWRLPITVSLWYRKRRLRQFRFQYLDAEKLKAYVKSHPDDLWFGWGFDWVQKHAQLAYEILKRDVSTLIPTDHQRMGSAWIHGLEISESDVRQPIQHTAGHTLLVGTTGAGKTRAFDVLVTQAVLRGEAVIIIDPKGDKDLMASAKRACQLAGRPERFVYFHPAFPEDSVRLDPLHNFNRPSEIASRITAISPGETTSDPFKAFGQKSLDNVIQGLMVIEERPTLAKLRRYLEGGPSTLVIQALERYYDNCLGNWRQEARPYLKAAKDTDSKAAGLVRFYREYVQYQAPNLDLEGLLSLFEHDRTHFSKMVASLIPIMNMLTSGPLGPLLSPNPHDADDLRPITNTGLIIEKAQVAYIGLDSLSDGLVGSAIGSILLADLAAVAGDRYNYGVSDRPVNVFVDEAAEVINDPFIQVLNKGRGAKIRLFIATQTFADFAARTGSQDKARQVLGNVNNLIALRIMDSETQQYITDNLPKTRLKYIMRTQGVATSATNPSVFSGNVGERLMEEEGDLFAPQLLGQLPDLHYIAKLSGGRIVKGRLPVLQSALDIPLT; encoded by the coding sequence ATGAAATCCGATTACGACTATCAGTTTCCATGGCGACCTATCTACGAAGTCACTGCCATTGCTGGTTGGACAGGAGGCGCTGGTTTGGCGTATCTGACCAGTCGCTGGTCTGGACTGCCGCGCGAACCATTCGACTGGTTGATGATTGCGTGTGGCGTGATGGTTTGTTGGCGGCTACCCATTACGGTGAGCCTCTGGTATCGAAAACGACGGTTACGGCAATTTCGTTTCCAATATCTGGATGCGGAAAAGCTCAAAGCCTATGTCAAAAGCCATCCGGACGACCTTTGGTTTGGTTGGGGATTTGACTGGGTACAAAAACACGCACAGTTGGCTTATGAAATTCTCAAGCGCGATGTCTCGACTCTAATTCCCACCGACCATCAACGCATGGGATCGGCCTGGATCCATGGCCTGGAAATCTCGGAAAGCGATGTTCGCCAACCGATTCAGCATACCGCTGGTCACACCTTGCTGGTGGGCACTACCGGTGCAGGGAAAACCCGTGCCTTTGATGTCCTGGTCACGCAAGCCGTATTGCGCGGTGAAGCGGTGATCATTATCGATCCCAAAGGCGATAAGGATTTAATGGCGTCAGCCAAACGCGCCTGTCAGTTAGCCGGACGTCCAGAACGCTTTGTGTATTTCCATCCTGCCTTTCCGGAAGACAGTGTGCGATTGGACCCACTGCATAACTTCAATCGACCCTCTGAAATTGCTAGCCGCATTACCGCCATTTCACCCGGTGAAACGACTTCCGATCCCTTCAAGGCTTTTGGCCAGAAATCCCTGGACAACGTGATTCAAGGACTGATGGTGATTGAGGAACGACCCACCTTGGCAAAATTGCGCCGTTATCTGGAAGGTGGACCATCCACGCTGGTGATCCAGGCACTGGAACGATATTACGATAATTGCCTGGGTAATTGGCGCCAGGAAGCCAGGCCGTATTTAAAAGCCGCCAAGGACACCGATTCCAAAGCAGCAGGTTTGGTACGCTTTTACCGGGAGTACGTGCAATACCAAGCGCCCAACTTGGACCTGGAAGGCCTGTTATCCTTGTTCGAACATGACCGCACCCACTTCAGCAAAATGGTAGCTTCTCTCATTCCGATCATGAATATGCTGACCTCCGGACCATTGGGGCCGTTGCTATCACCCAACCCCCATGACGCCGATGATCTGCGGCCGATCACCAATACCGGTTTGATTATAGAAAAGGCTCAGGTGGCTTATATTGGTCTGGATTCGTTATCCGACGGCCTGGTGGGCAGTGCCATCGGTTCCATTCTGCTTGCGGATTTGGCTGCTGTGGCAGGTGATCGTTATAACTACGGCGTCTCGGACCGACCGGTGAACGTGTTTGTCGATGAAGCGGCTGAAGTCATCAACGATCCTTTTATCCAGGTATTGAACAAAGGCCGTGGTGCCAAAATTCGCTTGTTCATTGCCACCCAGACCTTTGCCGACTTTGCAGCCCGCACCGGTTCTCAGGACAAAGCCCGTCAGGTATTAGGCAACGTCAACAACCTGATTGCCCTGCGAATCATGGACAGCGAAACGCAGCAGTACATCACCGATAATCTACCCAAAACCCGCTTGAAATACATCATGCGCACCCAAGGCGTGGCCACCAGTGCGACCAATCCCTCCGTGTTTTCCGGAAATGTCGGTGAGCGCCTAATGGAGGAAGAAGGCGATTTGTTTGCACCGCAGTTACTCGGTCAGTTGCCTGATTTACATTACATCGCCAAGCTATCCGGCGGTCGCATCGTTAAGGGTCGCTTGCCGGTACTGCAATCAGCACTTGATATCCCACTAACCTGA
- a CDS encoding DUF4400 domain-containing protein encodes MQRNLLFSLMIWLLEVILVASFVSDRWTREIQATEDRLLIAYFGQKKEAEIRHTAQHWFNQLFVQTGMRESVYRYFIPTERERQMSKGFEDVGRNDLFPFIQSRLDVLWDTVYQMIKRFGMACAWLPFLAVVILPFAIDGLIRRKVSQTNFDYPSPMAHRYSLYVMLGALYLLLMGLTLPFPVPPQSMPIGIFIVAWAMNTLLANTQKRV; translated from the coding sequence ATGCAACGCAATTTACTATTCAGTCTGATGATCTGGTTGTTGGAAGTCATTTTAGTCGCCAGTTTTGTGTCGGATCGTTGGACGCGGGAAATCCAGGCAACCGAAGATCGGTTGCTGATTGCTTATTTCGGACAAAAAAAGGAAGCGGAAATTCGGCACACGGCGCAGCACTGGTTTAATCAACTGTTTGTCCAAACAGGCATGAGAGAAAGCGTATACCGTTACTTCATTCCGACGGAGCGCGAACGACAAATGTCCAAAGGCTTTGAAGATGTCGGTCGCAATGATTTGTTTCCGTTCATTCAAAGCCGACTCGATGTGCTGTGGGATACGGTGTATCAGATGATCAAGCGTTTCGGCATGGCCTGCGCCTGGTTACCCTTTTTGGCCGTAGTCATACTCCCGTTTGCCATTGATGGCTTGATCCGTCGCAAAGTGAGCCAGACTAATTTTGACTACCCCAGTCCGATGGCACATCGTTACAGTCTCTATGTCATGCTGGGGGCGTTATACCTTTTACTGATGGGACTCACGCTACCATTTCCGGTACCACCACAATCCATGCCCATCGGCATTTTCATCGTGGCTTGGGCCATGAATACTTTATTGGCCAACACTCAGAAACGGGTTTGA
- a CDS encoding magnesium and cobalt transport protein CorA, whose amino-acid sequence MTNNIDHSMVMKCVAYENGISIGDVTLEDISEVLKREHTFVWLGLREANKELLLKIQEEFGLHDLAIEDACSAHQRPKIEEYQNSVFMVLNTAQLGDDSVEFGETHVFLGPRFLVTVRHGASHSLNKVRLRCEAMPQQLAKGPGFALYSIMDFIVDNHMPVIDGLQTRFDVLESAIFQYKPSRQTMEGLYELKRELLLLEGAITPVIDICNELMRFHNDMIPKDVRVYFRDIADHIKRIHQSIHSMREMLLAAMQVHLTFETVRQNDVVKKLAGWGAILAIPTMVFSWYGMNFKHMPELDWEFSYPIVIGIVFLGSTLLYWRLRRAHWL is encoded by the coding sequence GTGACAAATAATATCGACCACAGCATGGTGATGAAGTGCGTGGCCTATGAAAATGGCATCAGCATCGGTGATGTTACGTTAGAAGACATCAGCGAAGTGTTGAAACGCGAACACACGTTTGTATGGTTGGGTTTACGGGAAGCGAACAAAGAGTTGCTGTTAAAAATTCAGGAAGAATTCGGATTGCATGATCTGGCGATTGAGGATGCCTGTTCCGCTCATCAGCGGCCTAAAATCGAGGAATATCAGAACTCGGTATTTATGGTGCTAAATACCGCTCAACTTGGCGACGATAGTGTGGAATTTGGTGAAACACATGTGTTTCTCGGCCCTCGATTTTTAGTCACGGTCAGACATGGTGCCTCGCACAGCCTGAACAAAGTCAGATTGCGTTGTGAAGCTATGCCGCAGCAATTAGCCAAAGGACCTGGATTTGCGCTGTATTCGATCATGGACTTCATCGTCGATAACCACATGCCTGTGATCGATGGCTTGCAGACCCGTTTCGATGTTTTGGAATCGGCGATTTTTCAATACAAACCCAGCCGGCAAACCATGGAAGGCCTATACGAACTAAAACGTGAATTACTCTTATTAGAAGGCGCTATCACACCGGTGATCGACATCTGCAACGAGTTAATGCGTTTTCATAATGACATGATTCCTAAAGATGTGCGGGTGTATTTCCGTGATATTGCCGACCATATCAAACGTATCCATCAAAGCATTCACAGCATGCGGGAAATGTTGCTTGCCGCCATGCAAGTTCATTTGACCTTTGAAACTGTCAGGCAGAACGATGTCGTCAAAAAGCTGGCCGGTTGGGGGGCAATACTTGCAATACCCACCATGGTCTTTAGTTGGTATGGAATGAATTTTAAGCACATGCCTGAATTGGATTGGGAATTCAGTTACCCCATAGTAATTGGCATCGTGTTTTTGGGTAGCACATTGCTTTATTGGCGTTTGAGAAGAGCTCATTGGCTGTAA
- a CDS encoding MFS transporter: MLKHLLLPASVDKTILPIIVGRALRAFSDGFVAVLLPAYLLALGFDTWQVGAIATSTLLGSAMATLAVGTWGHKVHDRELLLVAALLMISTGFAFASQTSFWPLLMIAFIGTLNPSSGDVSLFLPLEHARVAEAAHDQARTALFARYSLIGALFAALGALSAGLPDYLVQTIGINRLDGFRFMFVLYSLIGFTIWLLYRRLPQSHTEQRKPAQPLGPSKSVVIKLATLFSLDSFAGGLVVNSLLALWLFKRFDLSLAAAGSFFFWAGLLTSLSQLVAPHLAKRIGLINTMVFTHIPANLSLIGAAFAPDIETALGLLLLRSLLSQMDVPARSAFVMLAVTPEERAAAASFTLVPRSLASSLSPTLGGALFTTGFFALPLVGCGVLKIAYDLMLWRAFRKFEAKN; this comes from the coding sequence TTGCTTAAACATCTGCTATTACCCGCCAGCGTAGACAAGACCATATTGCCCATCATTGTTGGACGGGCATTGCGGGCTTTTTCCGATGGCTTTGTTGCGGTGTTATTGCCCGCATATTTATTGGCCTTGGGTTTTGATACGTGGCAAGTGGGGGCGATAGCAACATCGACACTGTTAGGATCGGCCATGGCTACACTGGCGGTGGGAACCTGGGGGCATAAAGTCCATGATCGCGAATTACTGCTAGTTGCTGCGCTATTGATGATCTCGACTGGGTTCGCCTTTGCCAGTCAAACGTCATTCTGGCCATTGTTGATGATTGCCTTCATTGGTACGCTCAATCCCAGCTCCGGTGACGTCAGCTTGTTTCTGCCACTTGAACATGCTCGAGTGGCAGAGGCGGCCCACGATCAAGCTCGGACAGCACTGTTTGCCCGTTATAGCCTTATCGGTGCATTGTTCGCGGCTTTGGGTGCTTTATCGGCGGGACTGCCAGATTATCTTGTCCAAACTATTGGCATCAACAGACTTGATGGCTTTCGATTCATGTTTGTCCTTTATAGTCTTATCGGCTTTACTATTTGGCTATTGTATAGACGCTTACCACAGTCACATACTGAACAGCGAAAGCCAGCGCAGCCATTAGGACCATCCAAGTCAGTAGTGATAAAACTGGCGACCTTGTTTTCACTGGATTCCTTCGCTGGCGGATTAGTCGTCAATTCGCTGTTAGCGCTTTGGCTGTTCAAACGTTTCGATTTGTCATTAGCCGCAGCTGGTTCGTTTTTCTTTTGGGCCGGTTTGCTGACGTCCTTATCCCAGTTGGTTGCACCACACTTGGCAAAACGGATTGGACTGATCAATACCATGGTGTTCACGCACATCCCTGCAAATCTCAGTCTAATCGGGGCCGCATTTGCGCCTGACATCGAAACAGCACTCGGTTTGTTGTTGCTGCGATCCTTATTATCCCAGATGGATGTGCCGGCTCGAAGCGCATTTGTGATGCTGGCGGTGACCCCTGAAGAGAGAGCGGCGGCGGCTAGTTTTACATTGGTACCTCGGAGCTTGGCGTCTTCGCTCAGTCCAACGCTAGGAGGGGCTTTATTTACAACTGGCTTTTTTGCGCTTCCATTGGTGGGGTGCGGGGTCTTGAAGATTGCCTACGATCTGATGTTGTGGCGCGCTTTCAGAAAATTCGAGGCTAAAAATTAG
- the cadR gene encoding Cd(II)/Pb(II)-responsive transcriptional regulator: protein MPNILKIGDLAKMAGCQVVTIRYYEREGLLPEPARSDGNYRLYTSKHLERLHFIRHCRSMEMTLEDIRLLLRFRDTPEENCSEVDALLEQHISDVVDRIEQLKSLESQLRDLRGQCHSARATKDCRILQSLSSETDGQTQQ from the coding sequence ATGCCCAACATTTTAAAGATTGGTGACCTGGCCAAAATGGCAGGTTGTCAGGTGGTAACCATTCGATACTATGAGCGGGAAGGCTTGCTGCCAGAACCAGCTCGGTCCGATGGCAACTACCGTTTGTACACCAGCAAGCACCTCGAGCGGCTTCATTTCATCCGCCATTGCCGCTCGATGGAGATGACGCTTGAGGACATCCGGCTGTTACTCAGGTTTCGGGATACGCCAGAAGAAAACTGTAGTGAAGTAGACGCCTTACTCGAACAGCATATCAGTGATGTGGTCGACCGGATCGAGCAACTCAAGTCATTGGAAAGTCAGTTGAGAGACTTGCGTGGTCAATGCCATAGCGCCAGAGCCACCAAGGATTGTAGGATTCTGCAGAGCCTGTCTTCGGAAACGGACGGGCAAACACAACAATGA
- a CDS encoding cation diffusion facilitator family transporter yields the protein MASCCENKSCELTAMRQSHSRVLWIVLVINAAMFFVESAAGLQAHSTSLLADALDMLGDSLVYGFSLFVLARSVRWQAMAAVVKGCFMLAFGLGVLGEAGYKVFNPIMPSTEMMGIVGTLALFANLMCFFLLYRHRSDNLNMSSTWLCSRNDLIANVGVLLAAGTSYQLSSRWPDIIVGTLIAGLFLHSAFGVLRQSARELRIIDKS from the coding sequence ATGGCCAGTTGTTGTGAAAATAAAAGTTGCGAGTTAACCGCCATGCGCCAAAGCCACAGTCGGGTACTGTGGATCGTGCTTGTCATCAATGCCGCCATGTTTTTTGTGGAAAGTGCAGCGGGACTCCAGGCACACTCCACTTCGTTGCTTGCCGACGCGCTAGATATGCTGGGCGACTCACTGGTATACGGCTTCAGCCTTTTCGTACTGGCTCGTTCGGTGCGGTGGCAGGCGATGGCAGCCGTGGTGAAAGGCTGTTTCATGTTAGCCTTTGGGCTTGGGGTTCTCGGGGAAGCCGGCTACAAGGTATTCAACCCCATCATGCCAAGTACCGAAATGATGGGGATCGTTGGCACCTTGGCATTGTTTGCCAATCTTATGTGCTTTTTCCTGCTCTACCGACATCGCAGCGATAACCTCAATATGAGTTCGACTTGGTTATGTTCGCGCAATGACTTAATCGCCAATGTCGGGGTCCTGCTAGCTGCTGGTACAAGCTACCAGCTCTCTTCGCGTTGGCCAGACATCATCGTTGGAACTCTAATCGCCGGATTGTTTCTTCATTCTGCATTCGGCGTTTTACGACAATCAGCCCGAGAGCTGCGCATCATTGACAAGTCTTAG
- a CDS encoding MerR family transcriptional regulator, whose protein sequence is MSPLTIGKLARQTEVTIETIRHYQRIGLLTEPEKPHGGYRCYSDDAITRIRFIKRAQQAGFTLKEIAILLSLDGAYCADIRQLAAQKYQQIDRQIRDLTALRQVLGNLVNDCQQTASSARCAILDAFSKNASSKP, encoded by the coding sequence ATGTCGCCTTTAACCATCGGCAAACTTGCCAGGCAAACCGAAGTCACCATTGAGACTATCCGCCACTATCAACGTATTGGTTTACTGACGGAACCAGAGAAACCCCATGGTGGCTACCGATGTTATTCGGATGATGCGATTACTCGAATCCGCTTCATCAAACGCGCTCAACAGGCCGGATTTACCTTGAAGGAAATTGCTATTTTATTATCTCTCGATGGAGCATATTGCGCGGATATACGACAACTCGCCGCGCAGAAATACCAGCAGATCGATCGACAAATCAGGGATTTAACGGCACTGCGTCAGGTATTGGGAAACCTGGTCAACGACTGTCAGCAGACAGCTTCATCCGCGCGTTGCGCTATCCTCGATGCGTTTAGCAAAAACGCATCATCCAAACCCTGA